A stretch of DNA from Candidatus Cloacimonadota bacterium:
ATCTCTGTGGTCAAATCTTTCATCCGCTCTTGAGGGTATATGAGCACCGCTATCCCAGCTTGCTTGAGATTGCGCTCTATTGCCTGCAAAATATCCTGCATCGTACACTGCAGCTCAAATCTGCTGATATTCCGTTCATGATAGGGGCTCATCTGCCCAGAATTGAGTTTCCTCCAAGGAGGATTAGCATAGATGAGATCGTATTGCCCATTATGTTCAAGCAGGTCCTCGCACAAAACATTAAGCTTTACAGAGCACGCTTGAGCGTTTTCTCGTGCCAGTTCCGTTAGATGAGACTGAATTTCAAGCAAGGTGATATCCCAAGCGGGACGTAGTAAGGCACACATAATGCTTACTATTCCGCAACCTCCTCCCAGTTCCAATGCCTTAAGCGGAATGTTATCAAATTGTGCAATTACTTCTTTATACAACAGCTCTGAAGCCAAAGACACCCCTTGCGAAGAGGCGTCTTGCATTATCTTTTTGCCCAAAACAGGGAGCAGTAGCTCCCGATATTTTGCCAATTATCTCTCCACTTAAGATAAAGCAAGCATTCTTTCAATGCTGTTTCTTGCTTGTTGGGCAATATCTTCCTTTACTGTTATTACATGACGGTGTTCTTCCAGGGCTTTTAACACATCCCTTAAAGTTGTCTTTTTCATGTTTTGGCAGATTGCCTTGGGTGAGAGGCTAACGATCTTTTTGGCGGGATAAATATGCTTTAAATAGTCTGTCATACCGTTCTCTGTGGCAATTATCACCTCATCATGATCTGCCACATAACGCATCATCCCACCCGTCGACATTACTTCATCCGCTTCATTAACGATGATAGGATCGCATTCCGGGTGTGCCAAAAGCTTATATCCCGGATACTGTTTGCGGACAATGCGCATATCCTCTACTCCAAAACCCCATTGATGTGTAGGACAATAGCCATTCCAGGTAATAACCTTACGTCCACTTTGAGCGGCTGCCCACGATCCCAGATTTCGATCCGGTACAAACAATATTGGCTTTTCTGTATCTAAGGATTGTAATACTTTCACAGCATTGGAGGATGTGCAACAAATATCACTCTCTGCCTTAACTTCTACGGTACTGTTTACATAACATACCACCGGTGAGCCCGGATGAGCTTGCTTAAACTCGCGTAACTGCTCGGCATTGATCATATCTGCCATAGGGCAGCCGGCATCCAAAACTGGCAACAATACTTGAGATTGTGGGTTTATAATGGCTGCGGTTTCTGCCATAAAACGAACTCCGCAAAAGACGATTAAGGGGCTGTTCAGTTCTTTGCTAAGTATAGATAGCTGCAAAGAATCTCCGCGATAATCCGCCAGCGCTTGGATCTCTATTGCTTGGTAGTTATGCGCCAAAATAAGGGCGTTCTTTTCTTTTTTTAGTTTTTTTATCTTGTTTATTATCTCATTCATCATATATACCTTTAGGCTCCACTGGAACCAAATCCGCCCGCAGCCCGCTCGGTTTCATCCAACCTTTCACATTCTTCCAGAATTGGAGTTTCTATGCGGGATATAATCATTTGTGCAATGCGCATTTCGGGATTGATGCACACTTCTTCTGTGCTGAGGTTAATAAGAATTACTTTTATCTCGCCGCGATAATCGGAATCTATGGTGCCGGGTGAATTTAGCACACCTAAACCCAATTTCAGCGCTAATCCGCTACGTGGTCTTATTTGTGCTTCATATCCCGATGGTAAAGAGATTGCAATTCCAGTAGGAACTGCAACCCGTTGCCCCACAAGAAGGTATAAAGGATCGTCCAAACGTGCACACAGATCGTATCCTGCGGCTCCACTGCTCATCCTTTGAGGCGCAATTGCATGGGGATGAAGCTTGCGAAATCTTAGCTTCATGATTTTCGGTTAAGCAGAAAATCTGCCAAAATCCTCAATAACAAAGTCCGTTCACCCAATACGGCAATGTTCTCTTTTGCCTTTTCGGTGAGGTCTCGTGCCATTTCGCGGCTCGTTTCAACACCATAAACTGATGGAAAAGTTACCTTTCCGGCAGCCTCATCTTTCCCCGTAGTTTTTCCCAATTTTGCTTCGATACCCTCAATATCCAAAAGATCGTCCACAATCTGAAATACTAAACCTATCTTAGAACCATAATCTTCGATAATGGCAAGTTCTTTGGCGGGTGCTTTGGCTGCCAATGCCCCAAATCTCAAGCCGATATTGATTAGCTTGGCAGTCTTATTGTTGTGAATGTAATTTAGAGTTTTTTTATCAACTTTTTTGCCCTCAGATTCTATATCCAAATTCTGACCTGCAATTACGCCTTTAATTCCGGATTCTGTGGCAAGTTCGCGCACAAACTGCACCTTTAAAGCATCGCTAAGCGAAGCGTATGTTATTAGTTCAAAGGCATTTATTAAAAGTGAATCTCCCGCTAAAAGCGCTACTCCTTCGCCAAAAACTGTATGACACGATTTTTTCCCTCTGCGATAGTCATCATCGTCAATATCCGGCAAATCGTCGTGAATTAGGGTATAGGTGTGAATCATCTCGATGGCTGCCGCCACCGGAATTATGGGCTCCAAATCCTCTTTATACATCTGATACGCCAAAAGAGTTAGATACGGACGCAAACGCTTCCCCCCGGCAAAGGTGCTGTATCTTAATGCCTTATGGATTTCTTTGGGATATTCATCCTTGCGGGGTAAATAGCGATCCAATATAATATTTACCAACTCCTGCTTCTCTTTCATGTCCTTTTTGAGTAATACATTAG
This window harbors:
- a CDS encoding methyltransferase; translated protein: MAKYRELLLPVLGKKIMQDASSQGVSLASELLYKEVIAQFDNIPLKALELGGGCGIVSIMCALLRPAWDITLLEIQSHLTELARENAQACSVKLNVLCEDLLEHNGQYDLIYANPPWRKLNSGQMSPYHERNISRFELQCTMQDILQAIERNLKQAGIAVLIYPQERMKDLTTEIDKTLLDIIKHRIHDGNKAFSLACIKHREIL
- the nadA gene encoding quinolinate synthase NadA, translating into MMNEIINKIKKLKKEKNALILAHNYQAIEIQALADYRGDSLQLSILSKELNSPLIVFCGVRFMAETAAIINPQSQVLLPVLDAGCPMADMINAEQLREFKQAHPGSPVVCYVNSTVEVKAESDICCTSSNAVKVLQSLDTEKPILFVPDRNLGSWAAAQSGRKVITWNGYCPTHQWGFGVEDMRIVRKQYPGYKLLAHPECDPIIVNEADEVMSTGGMMRYVADHDEVIIATENGMTDYLKHIYPAKKIVSLSPKAICQNMKKTTLRDVLKALEEHRHVITVKEDIAQQARNSIERMLALS
- the dut gene encoding dUTP diphosphatase translates to MKLRFRKLHPHAIAPQRMSSGAAGYDLCARLDDPLYLLVGQRVAVPTGIAISLPSGYEAQIRPRSGLALKLGLGVLNSPGTIDSDYRGEIKVILINLSTEEVCINPEMRIAQMIISRIETPILEECERLDETERAAGGFGSSGA
- a CDS encoding polyprenyl synthetase family protein — translated: MDPNVLLKKDMKEKQELVNIILDRYLPRKDEYPKEIHKALRYSTFAGGKRLRPYLTLLAYQMYKEDLEPIIPVAAAIEMIHTYTLIHDDLPDIDDDDYRRGKKSCHTVFGEGVALLAGDSLLINAFELITYASLSDALKVQFVRELATESGIKGVIAGQNLDIESEGKKVDKKTLNYIHNNKTAKLINIGLRFGALAAKAPAKELAIIEDYGSKIGLVFQIVDDLLDIEGIEAKLGKTTGKDEAAGKVTFPSVYGVETSREMARDLTEKAKENIAVLGERTLLLRILADFLLNRKS